In Cystobacter ferrugineus, the following are encoded in one genomic region:
- a CDS encoding rhomboid family intramembrane serine protease — MIPLSDDNPTLRSPVITYLFLGAIGATWVLVQGAGFNPMVLAASVCNLGLVPGELTGLAPEGFPVQIGEGLACVVDREPINTLTPLTSMFLHGSWSHILGNCLFFWVFGNNVEDSMGRLRFILFYIVCGLAAAAAQVLVDPSSPIPMVGASGAISGVMGAYLLLYPRVRVNMLFIFIIFFRVIPLPAWLVLLYWFGLQVITGLPQLNSLSAEGGSGVAVWAHVGGFVAGLVLIKFFENPRLTRQRSGWRHRLHPDHP; from the coding sequence ATGATTCCTCTCAGTGACGACAACCCCACGCTCCGCAGTCCCGTCATCACCTACCTGTTCCTGGGTGCCATCGGCGCCACCTGGGTGCTCGTCCAGGGAGCGGGCTTCAATCCCATGGTGCTGGCCGCCAGCGTGTGCAACCTCGGGCTCGTGCCGGGCGAGCTCACCGGCCTGGCCCCCGAGGGCTTCCCCGTGCAAATCGGAGAGGGCCTCGCGTGCGTGGTGGACCGCGAGCCCATCAACACCCTCACGCCCCTCACGTCCATGTTCCTGCATGGAAGCTGGAGCCACATCCTCGGCAACTGCCTCTTCTTCTGGGTGTTCGGCAACAACGTGGAAGACAGCATGGGGCGGCTGCGCTTCATCCTCTTCTACATCGTGTGTGGCCTGGCGGCGGCGGCGGCACAGGTGCTCGTGGACCCCTCCTCCCCCATCCCCATGGTGGGAGCCTCGGGCGCCATCTCCGGCGTCATGGGCGCCTACCTGCTGCTCTACCCGCGCGTGCGGGTGAACATGCTCTTCATCTTCATCATCTTCTTCCGGGTGATTCCCCTGCCCGCCTGGCTGGTGCTCCTCTATTGGTTCGGTCTCCAGGTCATCACCGGCCTGCCCCAGCTCAACTCCCTGAGCGCCGAGGGCGGCAGTGGCGTGGCGGTGTGGGCCCACGTGGGTGGATTCGTCGCGGGGCTCGTCCTCATCAAGTTCTTCGAGAACCCCCGGCTCACCCGTCAGCGCTCGGGATGGCGGCACCGGCTGCATCCCGACCATCCGTGA
- a CDS encoding DUF6068 family protein — MRSFPFISSMPLGMALLLLAGCKSTKSGGLAPTSPEPTTVAPSATSPWQRARVGDAVTYTFSAQQGATPGGTARSLRGLVTLEVVAVQQPWVWVNVAFTDEAGKPLAPVGLALPQLLPVRSDVTRPIEVPPLGEPTAERPTVAGRAWDAQRFEKDSRPVDGPLVTRVYATEPGPLYLTRGLLSARTESAGFHVPGGSELTLRDFREGSSTASPAAPALERPLAGTYYDRRLEQGPTPTLTRVCFGAERGFLLRTEAPLDTQAAPCTNFAEAEPEPLEEVLTGLVWEAVAVQWPPATAAAGTRGTFEAEGHAVPALTAQRTENDGSTQRVVSETYAADPWSPTLAGLAREARFQPLAESTERVEKGGKRELEGGSRLVRWGSWWDGAR, encoded by the coding sequence ATGCGTTCCTTCCCTTTCATCTCCTCCATGCCGCTGGGCATGGCGCTGCTCCTCCTCGCGGGCTGCAAGAGCACGAAGTCCGGTGGCCTCGCCCCCACTTCCCCGGAGCCCACCACCGTGGCCCCCTCCGCGACGTCCCCCTGGCAGCGCGCCCGCGTGGGTGATGCCGTCACCTACACCTTCTCGGCCCAGCAGGGCGCGACCCCGGGTGGCACGGCCCGCTCACTGCGCGGCCTGGTGACACTCGAGGTGGTGGCCGTGCAGCAGCCCTGGGTGTGGGTAAACGTGGCCTTCACGGACGAGGCCGGCAAGCCCCTGGCCCCGGTGGGGCTCGCCCTGCCGCAACTGCTCCCGGTGCGCTCGGACGTGACGCGCCCCATCGAGGTGCCCCCCCTGGGCGAGCCCACCGCCGAGCGCCCCACCGTCGCCGGCCGCGCCTGGGACGCCCAGCGCTTCGAGAAGGACTCGCGCCCGGTGGATGGCCCGCTCGTCACGCGCGTGTACGCCACCGAGCCCGGGCCGCTCTACCTCACCCGGGGGCTGCTCAGCGCGCGCACGGAGTCCGCGGGCTTCCACGTCCCCGGCGGCAGCGAGCTGACGCTGCGCGACTTCCGCGAGGGCTCGTCCACGGCCAGCCCCGCCGCGCCCGCCCTGGAGCGCCCCCTGGCCGGCACCTACTATGACCGGCGCCTGGAGCAGGGCCCCACGCCCACCCTGACGCGCGTGTGCTTCGGCGCCGAGCGCGGCTTCCTCCTGCGCACCGAGGCTCCGCTGGACACCCAGGCCGCGCCGTGTACGAACTTCGCCGAGGCCGAGCCCGAGCCCCTGGAGGAGGTGCTGACGGGACTGGTGTGGGAAGCGGTGGCCGTGCAATGGCCCCCCGCCACGGCGGCCGCCGGCACGCGCGGCACCTTCGAGGCCGAGGGCCATGCGGTGCCCGCGCTCACGGCACAGCGCACGGAGAACGACGGGAGCACCCAGCGCGTCGTCTCGGAGACGTACGCGGCCGACCCGTGGTCCCCCACGCTGGCGGGGCTGGCGCGAGAGGCGCGCTTCCAGCCGCTCGCCGAGAGCACCGAGCGCGTGGAGAAGGGCGGCAAGCGCGAGCTCGAGGGCGGCTCCCGGCTCGTGCGCTGGGGCTCCTGGTGGGACGGCGCGAGGTAA
- a CDS encoding YdeI/OmpD-associated family protein yields MKPSSKPTFFATPAEWRAWLEQHHDQQSELLVGFYKKDSGRPSITWPESVGQALCFGWIDGVRKRLDEHSYTIRFTPRKPRSIWSTVNIQLVQELIQQGLMHPAGLRAFEARSAERSGIYSHEQEDTALPEAYDKQLKANKKAWSFFQAQAPWYQRAALHWIKSAKKEETRLKRLATLIQDSAEGRTLHNLTRTPPKSK; encoded by the coding sequence ATGAAGCCCTCGTCGAAACCCACCTTCTTCGCGACTCCCGCCGAATGGCGCGCCTGGCTCGAGCAGCACCATGACCAGCAGTCCGAGCTGCTGGTCGGGTTCTACAAGAAGGACTCGGGCCGCCCCAGCATCACGTGGCCCGAGTCGGTGGGTCAGGCGCTGTGTTTTGGCTGGATAGACGGGGTGCGCAAGCGGCTCGACGAGCACAGCTACACCATCCGCTTCACCCCCCGGAAGCCACGCAGCATCTGGAGCACCGTCAACATCCAACTCGTCCAGGAACTCATCCAGCAGGGATTGATGCATCCCGCGGGCCTCCGGGCCTTCGAGGCCCGGTCGGCGGAGCGCTCGGGAATCTATTCACACGAGCAGGAAGACACCGCGCTGCCCGAGGCGTATGACAAACAATTGAAGGCAAACAAGAAGGCCTGGAGCTTCTTCCAGGCGCAGGCGCCCTGGTACCAGCGGGCGGCCCTCCACTGGATCAAGAGCGCCAAGAAGGAGGAGACGCGGCTCAAGCGGCTCGCCACCCTCATCCAGGACTCCGCGGAGGGACGTACCCTGCACAACCTGACCCGCACGCCCCCGAAGTCGAAGTGA
- a CDS encoding monalysin family beta-barrel pore-forming toxin produces MINEKSVNVAKQDAGPLELKNVSDFLRHQKSAVAAPNIVTGQLNSTSHPWAMGGNFGIDQCLKNQDPPPGCWVDGETVHGDIYIKTQNWGTYTRPIFAYLKYVNTYTYPSGASQQYTTTQTVGLTETFTTEVKASYSVGANIDIVNVGSSIETGFSKSSSWSQQTTQSWTTTLQGPATFYIYQVALVYAHCATTAGKSCASSFKYQRTRVINDWRTDLYYLSAISKNDMVILSKPLIPLSWEQVQQYVLIDNWNTWYFDYSAYSDPFRRY; encoded by the coding sequence ATGATCAACGAGAAGTCCGTGAACGTGGCGAAGCAAGACGCCGGTCCACTGGAGCTGAAGAATGTGAGCGACTTCCTCCGGCATCAGAAGTCGGCGGTCGCCGCGCCGAACATCGTCACGGGCCAGCTCAACTCGACGAGCCATCCCTGGGCCATGGGCGGCAACTTCGGCATCGACCAGTGCCTCAAGAACCAGGACCCGCCGCCGGGATGCTGGGTCGACGGCGAGACCGTCCATGGCGACATCTACATCAAGACGCAGAACTGGGGCACCTACACGCGGCCGATCTTCGCCTACCTGAAGTACGTGAACACGTACACCTATCCGAGCGGGGCCAGCCAGCAATACACCACGACCCAGACCGTGGGCCTCACGGAAACATTCACGACCGAGGTCAAGGCGAGCTACTCGGTGGGCGCCAACATCGACATCGTCAATGTCGGCTCCAGCATCGAGACCGGGTTCTCGAAGTCGTCGTCCTGGTCCCAGCAGACGACCCAGAGCTGGACCACGACGTTGCAGGGGCCCGCCACCTTCTACATCTATCAGGTCGCGCTGGTGTACGCCCACTGCGCCACGACGGCGGGCAAGAGCTGCGCCTCCAGCTTCAAGTACCAGCGCACCCGTGTCATCAATGACTGGCGGACCGACCTCTATTACCTCTCGGCCATCAGCAAGAACGACATGGTGATCTTGAGCAAACCCCTCATTCCGCTGAGCTGGGAACAGGTCCAGCAATATGTGCTCATCGACAACTGGAACACCTGGTACTTCGACTACAGCGCCTACAGCGATCCGTTCCGCCGTTACTAG
- a CDS encoding terpene synthase family protein, with product MDTQRAAIEFRFPFPRDLSPDIEQAQRHSVAWARQMGLATTDFALGQLEAWNWGRLTGHCLPTGRGDILELATEWITWGFLYDDQFAGPLGNQPERVARITESMIGVLYSTSETPRENAAARGITDILHRLTPKMSATWMARFRDHLKWYLIGVLRMTTFRNRLGEIDTRTAFEIRRLDIGMNAMIDFIEVAEGFEVPESLIGTSQIQDLRQCVVDIVLLQNDVFSLPKDRHQQEVNVVLAMERSENLSTAQALERTAALVDEKVQQFLSVKAGMAALYDTLGLGVTDRARMARYIHCLELMVHGSVYSHAECVRYSTRPEHTRPIAGRGFIQDLHLEAGTELAHEFTRTTQG from the coding sequence ATGGACACCCAGCGTGCCGCGATCGAGTTCCGGTTTCCGTTCCCTCGAGACCTCAGTCCCGACATCGAGCAGGCCCAACGTCACAGCGTCGCATGGGCCCGCCAGATGGGATTGGCCACCACCGACTTCGCGCTCGGGCAACTGGAGGCGTGGAATTGGGGCCGCCTCACCGGGCACTGTCTGCCCACCGGGCGCGGTGACATCCTGGAACTGGCCACGGAGTGGATCACCTGGGGGTTCCTCTACGACGACCAGTTCGCCGGCCCTCTCGGGAACCAGCCAGAGCGGGTGGCTCGAATCACCGAGAGCATGATTGGCGTTCTCTATTCCACGTCCGAGACTCCGAGGGAGAACGCGGCCGCGCGAGGCATCACGGATATCCTCCACCGGCTCACTCCGAAGATGTCCGCGACCTGGATGGCCCGGTTCCGCGACCACTTGAAATGGTACCTCATCGGCGTGCTCCGGATGACCACCTTCCGCAACCGCCTCGGCGAGATCGACACTCGGACCGCGTTCGAGATCCGCCGCCTCGATATTGGCATGAACGCCATGATTGACTTCATCGAGGTCGCGGAGGGGTTCGAGGTGCCCGAGTCTCTCATTGGAACCAGCCAGATCCAGGATCTGCGCCAATGCGTGGTCGACATCGTGCTGCTGCAGAACGATGTCTTCTCCCTGCCCAAGGACCGGCACCAGCAAGAAGTCAACGTGGTCCTCGCGATGGAACGCTCGGAGAACCTCTCCACGGCCCAGGCCCTGGAACGCACCGCGGCCCTGGTCGACGAGAAGGTCCAACAGTTCCTCTCGGTCAAGGCTGGAATGGCCGCCCTCTACGACACCCTGGGTCTTGGCGTCACCGATCGTGCCCGCATGGCGCGGTACATCCACTGTCTCGAGCTCATGGTTCACGGCTCCGTCTACTCGCATGCGGAGTGTGTCCGTTATTCCACCCGGCCTGAACACACCCGACCCATCGCGGGCCGGGGTTTCATCCAGGATCTGCACCTGGAAGCGGGCACCGAGCTGGCGCACGAGTTCACTCGAACAACCCAGGGGTGA
- a CDS encoding cytochrome P450 produces the protein MNTATPPPPATATEAPGGLPLLGHALRLVRSPLDYLQSLRGLGDIVQIRVGSSPLYVVTSPECIHQVLVSHAERFERGRIFDKAAAAIGKGLIISNGAFHRQQRKLLQPGFHRARIHGYMETIHRQVDAQSAGWSPGARLSLREEMHRLTLNSVTRTLFGANTEERIAAEIGDYIDTANSWVGVHTLLSGRFFEMLPMPINRAFVRKKARFNEIIDAFIASRRADGRDQGELLSALLAAQDDETGQGMSDEQLRMEISGLFVAGSETTATALTWLFHEVGRHPEVDARIHAEVDTVLGGRAITPDDLPRLQYIQSVISETLRRHSPIWVFTRRTTRDVQLAGTHLPAGAEVIINPPMVHLNPRLHPEPLRFDPDRWLPERMQKLPRHAFLPFGDGKHKCIGDYFARTEMVIAVATIAARWRLVPVPGHRVWEVPRAVLRPNQVLMTAVPRSSTPAP, from the coding sequence ATGAACACCGCGACCCCTCCGCCCCCTGCCACTGCCACGGAGGCGCCAGGCGGGTTGCCGCTGCTTGGCCATGCTCTCCGGCTGGTGCGTTCCCCTCTCGACTATCTGCAGTCGTTGCGTGGACTCGGTGACATCGTCCAGATCCGGGTCGGGTCCTCGCCCTTGTATGTGGTTACCTCTCCAGAGTGCATCCATCAGGTGCTGGTTTCTCACGCCGAGCGTTTCGAGAGAGGGCGCATCTTCGACAAGGCGGCGGCCGCGATCGGAAAGGGGCTCATCATCTCCAACGGGGCTTTTCACCGGCAGCAGCGAAAGCTCCTCCAGCCGGGGTTCCACCGCGCGCGCATCCACGGCTACATGGAGACGATCCACCGGCAAGTGGACGCGCAGAGTGCCGGATGGTCGCCGGGGGCCCGCCTCTCGTTGCGCGAGGAGATGCATCGTCTGACGCTCAATTCGGTCACCCGGACGTTGTTCGGTGCGAACACCGAGGAGCGCATCGCCGCCGAGATCGGTGACTACATCGATACCGCCAACTCCTGGGTCGGTGTCCACACCCTGCTCTCTGGCCGCTTCTTCGAGATGCTGCCAATGCCAATCAACCGGGCCTTCGTGCGCAAGAAAGCCCGGTTCAATGAAATCATCGATGCGTTCATCGCCTCGCGGCGCGCGGATGGTCGCGACCAGGGGGAGCTGCTGTCCGCGTTGTTGGCGGCACAGGATGATGAGACCGGCCAGGGGATGAGCGATGAGCAGCTCCGGATGGAGATCTCCGGTCTGTTCGTCGCCGGGTCCGAGACCACGGCGACCGCGTTGACCTGGCTCTTCCACGAAGTGGGACGCCACCCCGAGGTGGACGCGCGAATCCACGCCGAGGTCGACACCGTGCTGGGTGGCAGGGCCATCACCCCGGACGACCTGCCCCGGTTGCAGTACATCCAGAGCGTGATCTCCGAGACGCTGCGCCGGCACTCGCCCATCTGGGTGTTCACGAGGCGCACCACCCGTGACGTGCAACTGGCGGGCACCCACCTGCCGGCCGGGGCCGAGGTCATCATCAACCCGCCGATGGTCCACCTCAACCCACGTCTCCACCCCGAACCGTTGCGGTTCGACCCCGACCGGTGGCTGCCGGAGCGGATGCAGAAGCTTCCGCGTCACGCCTTCCTCCCCTTCGGGGATGGGAAACACAAGTGCATCGGTGACTACTTCGCCCGCACCGAGATGGTGATCGCCGTTGCCACCATCGCCGCCCGGTGGCGGCTCGTCCCGGTACCCGGCCACCGCGTCTGGGAAGTCCCCCGCGCGGTCTTGCGACCCAACCAGGTCCTGATGACCGCCGTTCCCCGTTCCTCCACACCCGCACCGTAG
- a CDS encoding Imm49 family immunity protein — translation MGLKLNKIPDNKIPKELEWQKDLLKELLAKRPVSNDPAALEKHHGSIGDSYREIGLLSYQQELSPKEIREYLSRAAQSLLHMHEVRKKPAPQEDRSPWLFQTTMALVVCFGQPSERDTAARILLHQYHNPPYAELNSLAGLLELYKPVLLGRSPDAAELARLLGACSSDTASKNEQGFVLPQLQALQSMEKKDAKGWEAALASLLKSHEAEAKRGEYKLLTDGFICLPALMLAQLGRERGMQCSLKSPYLPLFLLERAGE, via the coding sequence GTGGGTTTGAAACTCAACAAGATTCCGGACAACAAGATCCCGAAGGAGCTGGAGTGGCAGAAAGATCTGCTCAAGGAACTGCTCGCCAAGCGCCCTGTCTCGAATGATCCCGCCGCGCTCGAGAAACACCACGGCTCGATCGGAGACAGCTACCGGGAGATCGGTCTTCTCTCGTACCAGCAGGAACTGTCGCCCAAGGAGATCCGCGAGTACCTCTCGCGCGCGGCGCAGTCCCTGCTTCACATGCACGAGGTGAGGAAGAAGCCGGCGCCCCAGGAAGACCGCAGTCCCTGGCTCTTCCAGACGACCATGGCGCTGGTGGTCTGCTTCGGTCAGCCCTCCGAGCGCGACACGGCGGCCCGTATCCTGCTCCACCAGTACCACAACCCTCCCTATGCGGAGCTCAACTCCCTGGCCGGCCTCCTCGAACTGTACAAGCCCGTGCTCCTGGGTCGCTCGCCCGACGCGGCGGAGTTGGCGCGATTGCTGGGGGCATGTTCCTCGGACACCGCGTCCAAGAACGAGCAGGGCTTCGTCCTTCCCCAGCTTCAGGCACTCCAGTCCATGGAGAAGAAGGACGCCAAGGGGTGGGAGGCGGCGCTGGCCAGTCTGTTGAAGAGCCACGAGGCGGAAGCCAAACGTGGGGAGTACAAGCTCCTGACGGATGGGTTCATCTGCCTTCCCGCGCTGATGCTGGCGCAACTGGGCCGGGAGCGTGGCATGCAGTGCTCCCTGAAGTCGCCCTACCTGCCCCTGTTCCTCCTGGAGCGCGCAGGTGAGTGA
- a CDS encoding type VI immunity family protein, with the protein MSRRCPRIRHYTATPGGEVLVQRDVVRLVLHLPFDHVDLSAGVNRALDMYLSSVGQGPEILSEWCDVEGEDDLFPLDEQGWDFIRCELSLPQGERFLDDVRDERYVLRRLKKQFHRSVELSGGEGGLSGYGFFYWARLPWRTPQAHEVSLVSFSWPTEYMEARGPRKTREEIEQLAALLPYTSGHAGLAFYSSNVWGPVMKDIYEEALRYPGLDVTHGQRMLGTRVDGVHWLNFLGPEILKQVGGAEALRSRLHAPTTTVTFLEEERALVALGPEPEAGDVSQGDTLPAWRELARVLEPWLLPVPHYLSWRDCPPDTASRWWRRFLD; encoded by the coding sequence ATGAGTCGTCGCTGTCCTCGCATTCGCCACTACACCGCAACGCCCGGTGGAGAAGTGCTCGTCCAGCGGGATGTGGTTCGGCTCGTGCTGCACCTGCCTTTCGATCACGTGGACCTCTCCGCAGGCGTGAATCGTGCGCTCGACATGTACTTGAGTAGCGTGGGGCAGGGGCCAGAGATTCTGTCCGAGTGGTGCGACGTGGAAGGCGAAGACGACCTGTTTCCGCTCGATGAGCAAGGCTGGGATTTCATCCGCTGCGAGTTGTCCCTCCCCCAGGGTGAGCGGTTCCTGGATGACGTCCGCGATGAACGGTACGTCCTTCGCCGATTGAAGAAGCAGTTTCACCGCTCCGTGGAACTCTCGGGCGGAGAAGGAGGCCTGAGTGGCTACGGCTTCTTCTATTGGGCGCGGCTACCATGGCGCACACCACAGGCTCACGAAGTCAGTCTTGTGAGCTTCTCGTGGCCCACCGAGTACATGGAAGCGCGGGGCCCCAGGAAGACGAGAGAGGAGATTGAACAACTGGCCGCGCTGCTGCCCTATACATCGGGCCACGCGGGGCTGGCCTTCTATTCGTCCAACGTGTGGGGCCCCGTGATGAAGGACATTTACGAGGAGGCACTGCGCTACCCGGGCCTAGACGTAACCCACGGGCAGCGGATGCTGGGCACGCGGGTGGACGGGGTGCACTGGCTCAACTTCCTGGGCCCAGAGATACTGAAGCAGGTGGGTGGAGCCGAGGCTCTCCGCTCCCGGCTGCACGCGCCGACCACTACGGTGACATTCTTGGAGGAAGAACGGGCTTTGGTGGCGCTGGGTCCAGAGCCCGAAGCGGGAGATGTGAGCCAAGGTGACACGTTACCGGCTTGGCGCGAACTGGCGCGCGTGCTTGAACCCTGGCTCCTTCCCGTCCCCCACTACCTGTCCTGGCGGGATTGTCCTCCTGACACTGCAAGCCGCTGGTGGCGGCGATTCCTCGACTGA
- a CDS encoding NUDIX hydrolase, whose amino-acid sequence MSDGHAWQGNWKVHLYERICERGFDSLTAFADARPAVPLHMLAEELGEEDVAGVQVLDGLLAEAEQRKQVTRFVRDVLVRVLSQNLPEGWPAVLDDSSRFTVAQSFAMWTSFTPETHKERVRQARAALRTTPPPPGWRPLGPDDELPRTLLPDEEV is encoded by the coding sequence ATGAGCGATGGCCATGCTTGGCAGGGCAACTGGAAGGTGCACCTGTACGAGCGGATTTGTGAGCGTGGTTTCGACTCGCTCACGGCCTTCGCGGATGCACGTCCCGCCGTGCCGTTACATATGCTCGCCGAGGAGTTGGGCGAAGAGGACGTCGCCGGAGTTCAGGTGCTGGACGGGTTGCTGGCCGAAGCGGAGCAGCGCAAGCAAGTCACACGATTCGTGCGCGATGTACTCGTGCGCGTCTTGTCGCAGAACCTCCCTGAGGGCTGGCCCGCCGTACTGGACGACTCATCCCGTTTCACGGTGGCCCAATCCTTCGCCATGTGGACCAGCTTCACTCCCGAAACCCACAAGGAGCGGGTCAGACAGGCCAGGGCAGCGCTCCGCACCACGCCACCACCGCCCGGCTGGCGCCCGCTCGGTCCTGACGACGAGTTGCCGCGCACGCTCCTGCCCGACGAGGAAGTCTGA
- a CDS encoding vWA domain-containing protein has protein sequence MFLPFLYELRRRGVPVGAHEAISLAGALKAGLHDSSLDGFYHVARALLVHSETHLDAFDQAFLAHFKGVEAAGQQLTEELLEWLKEARERRELTPEERALLEHFDVEELEKLFQQRLEEQRERHDGGTKWIGTGGASPFGHSGQPREGFRVGGPAGSGSKQAMRLAGARAYQGYRGDVVLDTRQMAVALRKLRAFTREGAPDELDVEGSIAATAKNAGELEVVTRPPRRPNTRVVLMMDVGGSMDPYAHLVSRLFSVAKQATHFKELRTYYFHNCVYGRVFENATLTGGISVPDLLGQVGRHHKLVMVGDALMAPYELTLRTDVYGRYALEGGKEGLVWLMELARHFERSAWLNPEPIQTWRGNTIAAVRNVFDMFPLTLDGLGEAVGHLTKGKMVRGRK, from the coding sequence ATGTTCCTGCCCTTCCTCTACGAACTGCGGCGGCGCGGGGTTCCGGTGGGCGCGCACGAGGCGATCTCCCTCGCGGGGGCGCTGAAGGCGGGGCTGCATGACAGCTCGCTGGATGGCTTCTACCACGTGGCGCGCGCGCTGCTGGTGCACTCGGAGACGCACCTGGATGCCTTCGATCAGGCCTTCCTGGCGCACTTCAAGGGGGTGGAGGCGGCGGGGCAGCAGCTCACCGAGGAGCTGCTCGAGTGGCTCAAGGAGGCGCGGGAGCGGCGCGAGCTGACGCCGGAGGAGCGGGCGCTCCTGGAGCACTTCGACGTGGAGGAGCTGGAGAAGCTCTTCCAGCAGCGGTTGGAAGAGCAGCGCGAGCGGCACGACGGTGGGACGAAGTGGATTGGGACGGGGGGCGCGTCACCCTTCGGGCACTCGGGGCAGCCGCGCGAGGGCTTCCGGGTGGGAGGCCCCGCGGGCAGTGGCAGCAAGCAGGCGATGCGGCTGGCCGGGGCGCGTGCGTACCAGGGCTATCGGGGCGACGTGGTGCTGGACACGCGGCAGATGGCGGTGGCGCTGCGCAAGCTCCGGGCCTTCACGCGCGAGGGCGCGCCGGACGAGCTGGACGTGGAGGGCTCCATCGCGGCGACGGCGAAGAACGCGGGCGAGCTGGAGGTGGTGACGCGTCCGCCGCGCCGGCCCAACACGCGCGTGGTGTTGATGATGGACGTGGGCGGCTCGATGGACCCGTACGCGCACCTGGTGAGCCGGCTGTTCTCGGTGGCGAAGCAGGCCACGCACTTCAAGGAGCTGCGCACCTACTACTTCCACAACTGCGTGTATGGCCGCGTGTTCGAGAACGCGACGCTGACGGGAGGCATCAGCGTGCCGGACCTGCTCGGGCAGGTGGGGCGGCACCACAAGCTGGTGATGGTGGGGGACGCGCTGATGGCGCCCTACGAGCTGACCCTGCGCACGGACGTGTACGGCCGCTATGCGCTGGAGGGGGGCAAGGAGGGGCTGGTGTGGCTGATGGAGCTGGCGCGGCACTTCGAGCGCAGTGCCTGGCTCAACCCCGAACCCATCCAGACGTGGAGGGGCAACACCATCGCGGCCGTGCGGAACGTGTTCGACATGTTCCCCCTGACGCTCGACGGGCTGGGCGAGGCGGTGGGGCACCTGACCAAGGGGAAGATGGTGCGCGGCCGGAAGTAG
- a CDS encoding AAA family ATPase, producing the protein MTPPPPRFHGTDSYLSSEGLQAAVNCALTLQRPLLVRGEPGTGKTLLAEAVAQSLGLRLLTWHVKSTTRAQDGLYVYDTVQRLYDSRFGDGDVRDIRRYIRLGPLGEAFASKERVVLLLDEVDKADVEFPNDLLHELDRMRFRITETNEDVVATHRPVVIITSNNEKELPDAFLRRCVFHFIDFPDQELMRRIVEVHHPDLDASLTEQSLKVFYELRNFTRLRKRPSTSELVDWISVLKANGVTQVKLDEQLPFLGALIKREQDLMAVADAFGRGRRTKA; encoded by the coding sequence ATGACGCCTCCTCCTCCCCGCTTCCACGGAACCGATTCCTACCTCTCCAGCGAGGGCCTCCAGGCCGCCGTCAACTGCGCGCTGACGCTCCAGCGTCCGTTGCTGGTGCGCGGTGAGCCGGGCACGGGAAAAACCCTCCTGGCCGAGGCCGTGGCCCAGAGCCTGGGCCTGCGCCTGCTCACCTGGCACGTGAAGAGCACCACGCGCGCCCAGGACGGGCTCTACGTCTACGACACGGTGCAACGCCTGTACGACTCGCGCTTCGGTGACGGGGACGTGCGCGACATCCGCCGCTACATCCGCCTGGGCCCGCTGGGCGAGGCGTTCGCCTCGAAGGAGCGCGTGGTGCTGCTCCTGGACGAGGTGGACAAGGCCGACGTGGAGTTCCCCAACGATCTGCTCCACGAGCTGGACCGGATGCGCTTCCGCATCACGGAGACGAACGAGGACGTGGTGGCCACGCACCGTCCGGTGGTCATCATCACCAGCAACAACGAGAAGGAGCTGCCGGACGCCTTCCTGCGCCGGTGTGTCTTCCACTTCATCGACTTCCCGGACCAGGAGCTGATGCGGCGCATCGTCGAGGTGCACCACCCGGACCTGGACGCGTCGCTCACGGAACAGTCGCTCAAGGTGTTCTACGAGCTGCGCAACTTCACGCGGCTGCGCAAGCGCCCGTCCACGAGCGAACTGGTCGACTGGATTTCCGTGCTCAAGGCCAACGGCGTCACCCAGGTGAAGCTGGACGAGCAGTTGCCGTTCCTGGGGGCGCTGATCAAACGTGAGCAGGACCTGATGGCGGTGGCGGACGCGTTCGGGCGCGGCCGGCGGACGAAGGCCTGA